The Anabaena sp. WA102 genome contains a region encoding:
- a CDS encoding DUF565 domain-containing protein → MQNTRLNNLLETIYRSLSEWFLNPWRRLSLLLISFLFGFFLGSAVSTTAGQKAELDIVVAGFLVLLTEITSRIFYSRSFFSRQAFWVETLNYLKVGFIYSLFLEALKLGS, encoded by the coding sequence ATGCAAAATACTCGTCTGAACAACCTATTAGAAACAATTTATAGAAGCTTGAGTGAATGGTTTCTCAATCCTTGGCGACGGTTATCATTACTACTAATTAGTTTTTTGTTTGGTTTTTTTCTGGGATCAGCAGTATCAACAACCGCTGGACAGAAGGCAGAATTAGACATCGTAGTAGCTGGATTTTTAGTGCTATTAACTGAAATTACCAGTAGGATATTTTACAGTCGCAGTTTTTTTTCTCGCCAAGCATTTTGGGTAGAAACACTCAACTATCTCAAGGTTGGTTTCATCTACAGTCTATTTCTAGAAGCCTTGAAACTGGGTTCGTAA